From one Coffea eugenioides isolate CCC68of chromosome 11, Ceug_1.0, whole genome shotgun sequence genomic stretch:
- the LOC113752940 gene encoding protease Do-like 5, chloroplastic — protein MVVLAALYCMTSSVVAHYTKSSPYPSQSGSMDTELSFTKRKALLCSSSLMLSGLSWFKSNSALALQVDELQQQEERIVELFQEISPSVVFIKDLELTKVPKNSAQIAALDDENAKVEGTGSGFIWDQFGHIVTNYHVVAKLATDRSGLQLCKISLVDARGNNFSREGKIVGYDPDYDLAVLKINVEGDELKPVTLGTSQGLRVGQSCLSIGNPYGYANTLTTGVISGLGREIPSPNGRAIKGAIQTDAAISAGNSGGPLIDYYGHVIGVNTATFTRKGTGMSSGVNFAIPIDTVLRTVPYLIVYGTPYADRY, from the exons ATGGTGGTATTGGCAGCTCTATACTGTATGACATCTTCAGTTGTAGCCCACTATACGAAGTCTTCCCCTTATCCTTCGCAATCGGGTTCAATGGACACCGAATTGTCATTCACGAAACGTAAAGCCTTGCTGTGTTCTTCTTCTTTGATGTTGTCAGGTCTTTCTTGGTTTAAGTCTAACTCTGCCTTGGCATTACAAGTTGATGAACTTCAGCAACAAGAAGAAAGAATTGTTGAACTCTTCCAG GAAATTTCACCTTCTGTTGTCTTCATTAAAGACCTTGAATTGACTAAAGTTCCCAAGAACTCTGCCCAGATCGCTGCATTAGATgatgaaaatgcaaaagtggAAGGGACAGGTTCAGGCTTCATTTGGGATCAGTTTGGTCACATT GTTACTAACTATCATGTTGTTGCCAAGTTAGCTACAGATAGAAGTGGACTACAGCTCTGTAAG ATATCACTGGTGGATGCTAGAGGGAACAATTTTTCCAGAGAAGGAAAGATTGTTGGTTATGATCCAGATTATGATCTTGCTGTTTTAAAG ATTAATGTAGAAGGAGATGAACTGAAACCAGTAACTCTCGGTACATCCCAAGGCCTCCGTGTTGGTCAGAGCTGCCTTTCCATTGGAAATCCATATGGATATGCAAACACTTTAACAACAGGG GTCATCAGTGGACTGGGCAGAGAGATACCTTCACCAAATGGAAGAGCCAttaaaggagctattcaaactGATGCCGCTATTAGTGCTG GGAACTCAGGTGGGCCGTTAATTGATTACTACGGCCATGTTATAGGAGTCAATACAGCCACATTCACTCGCAAAG GCACAGGGATGTCCTCTGGTGTCAACTTTGCTATTCCAATTGATACTGTTTTACGTACTGTACCATACTTGATTGTGTATGGTACACCGTATGCTGACAGATATTAA